The Iamia majanohamensis genome window below encodes:
- a CDS encoding CaiB/BaiF CoA transferase family protein encodes MSDATDTGAEGPAGPLAGMRVVDCSTVVAGPGCARYLADFGADVVKVERPDGGDTTRAMGWRDPRDDVALWWKLEGRGKRSVVLDLKDPTDLGHMRRLLADADVLVENFRPGTLERLGLDPAELIAANPRLVVTRVTGFGQEGPYAGRPGFATLAEAMSGFAGINGEPDGAPLLPPIALTDEITAIVAAFATMVAVHSGVGQVVDANLYESLLQMMGPLPSAKALLDYDQPRLGAGIPYSVPRGTYRCVDGRWVAISTSAESVAQRVMALIGLAGDPRVASFSARVEHRDLVDGTLAAWVAERDLPAVLAAFEEAHAAAAPVHTMGDILADPHLAARGALPEVDGVPMQGLVARLSATPGRIRWAGRPLGADTEAVLAELEAERPGEGHVEGAPPLPGSAV; translated from the coding sequence GTGAGCGACGCGACCGACACCGGGGCCGAGGGCCCTGCCGGGCCGCTGGCCGGGATGCGGGTGGTCGACTGCTCGACCGTCGTCGCCGGGCCCGGCTGCGCCCGCTACCTGGCCGACTTCGGCGCCGACGTGGTCAAGGTGGAGCGGCCCGACGGGGGCGACACCACCCGGGCCATGGGCTGGCGCGACCCCCGCGACGACGTGGCCCTGTGGTGGAAGCTCGAGGGCCGGGGCAAGCGCTCGGTCGTCCTCGACCTGAAGGACCCGACCGACCTCGGCCACATGCGCCGCCTCCTGGCCGACGCCGACGTGCTGGTCGAGAACTTCCGGCCCGGCACCCTCGAGCGCCTGGGCCTCGACCCCGCCGAGCTCATCGCCGCCAACCCCCGGCTGGTGGTCACCCGCGTCACCGGCTTCGGCCAGGAGGGCCCCTACGCCGGGCGCCCCGGCTTCGCCACCCTGGCCGAGGCCATGAGCGGCTTCGCCGGCATCAACGGCGAGCCCGACGGCGCCCCGCTGCTGCCGCCCATCGCCCTCACCGACGAGATCACCGCCATCGTGGCCGCCTTCGCCACCATGGTCGCCGTCCACAGCGGGGTCGGGCAGGTGGTCGACGCCAACCTCTACGAGTCCCTGCTCCAGATGATGGGCCCGCTCCCGTCGGCCAAGGCCCTGCTCGACTACGACCAGCCCCGCCTCGGCGCCGGCATCCCCTACTCGGTGCCCCGGGGCACCTACCGCTGCGTCGACGGCCGCTGGGTGGCCATCAGCACCTCGGCCGAGTCGGTGGCCCAGCGGGTGATGGCCCTCATCGGCCTGGCCGGCGACCCCCGGGTGGCCTCGTTCTCGGCCCGGGTCGAGCACCGCGACCTGGTCGACGGCACCCTGGCGGCCTGGGTGGCCGAGCGCGACCTGCCCGCCGTGCTGGCCGCCTTCGAGGAGGCCCACGCCGCCGCCGCCCCGGTCCACACCATGGGCGACATCCTGGCCGACCCCCACCTGGCCGCCCGGGGAGCGCTGCCCGAGGTCGACGGCGTGCCCATGCAGGGCCTGGTGGCCCGCCTGTCGGCGACCCCCGGCCGCATCCGCTGGGCCGGCCGCCCCCTCGGCGCCGACACCGAGGCCGTCCTGGCCGAGCTCGAGGCCGAGCGCCCGGGCGAGGGCCACGTCGAGGGCGCTCCACCCCTGCCCGGCAGCGCCGTCTGA
- a CDS encoding GGDEF domain-containing protein yields the protein MTHRAAPGVVAGCAGLVLAVGAMATDQAWMVAAAGVAALVAGLFTLGLADRLRRSQAEAAEATSVAERARAESDAMAARAAQFEAEARRREPAPVGPAAPSVDHTKVTDEETGLFNAAFFAVTLDKRVSAARRGLRPLTLALLEPITGLGGDDPAPRVDRDVAAVLVDTLRDSDIACRLEHDMVALILEDTPENGAVWTVERVRRRLAEQGDGISLRAGVACYPAHAFDAEQLLGSAQAALASARDWHQDRIEVALVPED from the coding sequence GTGACCCATCGTGCCGCCCCCGGCGTCGTGGCCGGCTGCGCGGGGCTCGTCCTCGCCGTCGGGGCCATGGCCACCGACCAGGCCTGGATGGTGGCCGCCGCCGGCGTGGCCGCCCTGGTCGCGGGCCTCTTCACCCTCGGGCTGGCCGACCGCCTGCGCCGCAGCCAGGCCGAGGCCGCCGAGGCCACCTCCGTGGCCGAGCGGGCCCGGGCCGAGAGCGACGCCATGGCCGCCCGGGCCGCCCAGTTCGAGGCCGAGGCCCGCCGGCGCGAGCCGGCCCCCGTCGGGCCTGCGGCCCCCTCGGTCGACCACACCAAGGTCACCGACGAGGAGACCGGGCTGTTCAACGCCGCCTTCTTCGCGGTGACCCTCGACAAGCGGGTCTCCGCCGCCCGCCGGGGCCTGCGGCCCCTGACCCTCGCCCTGCTGGAGCCCATCACCGGCCTGGGCGGGGACGACCCCGCCCCCCGGGTCGACCGCGACGTGGCCGCCGTGCTGGTCGACACCCTGCGCGACTCCGACATCGCCTGCCGCCTGGAGCACGACATGGTGGCGCTCATCCTGGAGGACACCCCCGAGAACGGGGCGGTGTGGACCGTGGAGCGGGTGCGCCGCCGCCTGGCCGAGCAGGGCGACGGGATCAGCCTGCGGGCCGGGGTGGCCTGCTACCCGGCCCACGCCTTCGACGCCGAGCAGCTCCTGGGCTCGGCCCAGGCCGCCCTGGCCTCGGCCCGGGACTGGCACCAGGACCGCATCGAGGTCGCCCTCGTCCCCGAGGACTGA
- a CDS encoding diguanylate cyclase domain-containing protein, with protein MTDAPVTDPESGLFSEAMLRAVLPSRVATARRTLRQLGLVVAAVGDGPDPGEMAELVGHTVRDSDIAARLDDGRVALVLEFTPSEGCAVVADRFRTKVAETHPDAEVRLGIACYPAHALSADELVVAADTALGEAGPGDVVTAPVAE; from the coding sequence ATGACCGACGCCCCCGTCACGGACCCCGAGTCCGGCCTGTTCAGCGAGGCCATGCTGCGCGCCGTGCTGCCTTCGCGCGTGGCCACCGCCCGCCGCACCCTCCGCCAGCTGGGCCTGGTGGTGGCCGCGGTGGGCGACGGGCCCGACCCCGGGGAGATGGCCGAGCTGGTGGGCCACACCGTCCGCGACTCCGACATCGCGGCCCGGCTCGATGACGGGCGGGTGGCCCTCGTCCTGGAGTTCACCCCCAGCGAGGGCTGCGCGGTGGTGGCCGACCGGTTCCGCACCAAGGTGGCCGAGACCCACCCCGACGCCGAGGTCCGCCTGGGCATCGCCTGCTACCCGGCTCACGCCCTGTCGGCCGACGAGCTGGTGGTCGCGGCCGACACCGCGCTGGGCGAGGCCGGGCCCGGCGACGTGGTCACCGCGCCCGTGGCCGAGTGA
- the aat gene encoding leucyl/phenylalanyl-tRNA--protein transferase, which produces MTPPIDPGPSPWVIPSPVDADPEGPVAVGADLEPATLLAAYRAGVFPMPLRRGRVLAWWSPDPRGILPLDGLKVSTSLRRSTRRHTTTVDAAFEEVIASCADPKREGGWIDRRVRRAYTELHRLGWAHSVEAWTEDGRLAGGLYGVAIGGLFAGESMFHRERDGSKVALVALVDLLRAGGTRLLDVQWTTPHLRSLGATDIPRSEYLARLEDALAAPLPAALGGPPGP; this is translated from the coding sequence GTGACCCCCCCGATCGACCCCGGGCCCAGCCCGTGGGTGATCCCCTCGCCCGTCGACGCGGACCCGGAGGGCCCGGTGGCGGTGGGGGCCGACCTGGAGCCGGCCACGCTGCTCGCCGCCTACCGGGCCGGGGTGTTCCCCATGCCGCTGCGGCGGGGGCGGGTCCTGGCCTGGTGGTCCCCGGACCCGCGGGGGATCCTCCCGCTCGACGGGTTGAAGGTCTCGACCTCGCTGCGCCGCTCGACCCGGCGCCACACCACCACGGTGGACGCCGCCTTCGAGGAGGTCATCGCCTCCTGCGCCGACCCGAAGCGGGAGGGCGGGTGGATCGACCGGCGGGTGCGCCGGGCCTACACCGAGCTGCACCGGCTGGGCTGGGCCCACAGCGTGGAGGCCTGGACCGAGGACGGCCGGCTGGCCGGGGGCCTCTACGGCGTGGCCATCGGCGGTCTCTTCGCCGGCGAGTCGATGTTCCACCGCGAGCGCGACGGGTCCAAGGTCGCCCTGGTGGCCCTGGTCGACCTGCTCCGCGCCGGCGGGACCCGGCTGCTCGACGTGCAGTGGACGACGCCGCACCTGCGGTCGCTCGGCGCCACCGACATCCCCCGGTCCGAGTACCTGGCCCGGCTGGAGGACGCCCTGGCCGCACCGCTGCCCGCCGCCCTCGGGGGGCCGCCGGGGCCGTGA